One window from the genome of Sulfodiicoccus acidiphilus encodes:
- a CDS encoding DUF61 family protein translates to MFEDILKLSLGAIAESMPAESFTLREAVEGRRTLRLRDGSTHQLRNEEIESLANRVPKYLWGLVKLPFVIVKTNSLGAYKLGGDRWSVEAINILLNRKEGAERLSGIEVEKLLKEFNSLIFIGLGIDDIQLDE, encoded by the coding sequence GTGTTTGAGGATATCCTTAAGTTGAGCCTGGGTGCAATAGCGGAATCCATGCCTGCGGAGTCCTTCACTTTGAGGGAGGCAGTAGAAGGAAGGAGGACTTTGAGACTCAGAGACGGCTCCACACACCAGTTACGCAACGAGGAAATAGAGAGCTTGGCTAACAGGGTACCTAAATACCTTTGGGGTCTAGTTAAGCTACCTTTCGTGATAGTTAAGACTAACTCCTTGGGGGCCTATAAGCTAGGAGGGGACAGGTGGAGTGTTGAGGCCATAAATATTCTACTAAACAGAAAGGAGGGAGCAGAGAGGCTAAGTGGAATAGAGGTGGAGAAGTTGCTGAAAGAATTCAACTCCTTAATATTTATAGGCTTGGGAATAGACGATATTCAACTAGATGAGTAG
- a CDS encoding helix-turn-helix domain-containing protein, which yields MVLDPTEVLRTIERKGSSGFLLNYPEEGRRRSIDIMARKGSRLLLIKLAQDRVGKQEVADLKNFSSVMGATPLLLTEEAEDEMAVIREGLVGVSKEGLERILEDDKIPVFKTKGGIFVKVNSERIREERERLGYSIGDLAKYLGVSRKAVYEYERGLSAVSIQIAEKLVGLLGEEVIGDLLSDYKIEPAGDFPSNLLKSKILKIARDSGYSAAELQMTAADVVAAKGEARFIVTIESKNVEQKSAKLKEVTKMRGGLGSKLVLITRTHRFTKDVDGEDVEVLLEEEVDRLKEILNEPSGG from the coding sequence ATGGTTCTGGACCCTACTGAGGTTCTTAGGACCATAGAGAGAAAGGGGAGTTCTGGCTTCCTCCTCAATTACCCTGAGGAGGGGAGAAGGAGATCCATAGACATAATGGCGAGAAAAGGGAGCAGACTCCTTTTGATAAAGCTAGCCCAAGACAGGGTGGGAAAGCAGGAGGTCGCAGACCTCAAGAACTTTTCATCGGTTATGGGAGCTACTCCTCTACTCCTGACAGAGGAAGCTGAAGACGAAATGGCCGTAATAAGAGAGGGACTGGTAGGTGTGTCGAAGGAGGGTTTGGAAAGAATATTGGAGGATGACAAGATTCCAGTATTCAAGACAAAGGGAGGTATATTTGTGAAAGTTAATTCGGAACGCATCAGAGAAGAGAGGGAGAGATTGGGCTACAGTATAGGGGACTTGGCAAAGTACTTGGGTGTATCTAGGAAGGCAGTGTATGAATACGAGAGAGGACTCTCCGCAGTCTCAATCCAAATAGCAGAGAAGTTAGTGGGACTTCTCGGAGAAGAGGTAATAGGAGATCTTCTATCGGACTACAAGATAGAACCAGCGGGAGACTTTCCGTCAAACTTACTGAAGTCGAAGATTCTCAAGATAGCCAGAGACAGTGGGTACAGTGCAGCTGAACTCCAAATGACGGCGGCGGACGTAGTGGCTGCCAAGGGAGAGGCCAGGTTCATCGTAACCATAGAGTCAAAGAACGTGGAGCAAAAGAGTGCCAAACTGAAAGAAGTTACCAAGATGAGGGGAGGACTCGGCTCTAAGTTGGTTCTGATAACAAGGACTCATAGGTTCACCAAGGACGTAGATGGAGAGGACGTGGAAGTCTTATTAGAGGAGGAGGTCGACAGGCTGAAAGAGATATTGAATGAACCTAGTGGAGGTTAG
- the rgy gene encoding reverse gyrase, with the protein MITAVYSGGCPNCGGPIEFQVAASGLPCKACADIPAAAVAGLSREDVIRAVYSVLVDNGKLSAYWELYDRLQRFEEARRFFEEKVGYSPWNLQLFWLRRLVAGDSFSMSAPTGLGKTTTLITYASLLSQRGKRTVYIVPTKSLMQQVCDKIKEMSVRLGCGVPRFEGIDVITYQYLNRRAEGGMGVVYDFVAVDDADAIIKSGKTVDKIVPLLGIPEQVYKDTIRLVKLRNALRFYITVDQEKAEKLAKDVEEIERRVVESRSSYSQFVIASATAKPKGIKQKAMKFLLGFEPSTVQIYMRNVLDSYTQLDPTEIVTKMGKGGLILVSRDRGKAGILELKERLESKGIKVGLALNGRRFLKDIVEGKVDVLLGSANYYGVAVRGIDEPRAIRYVVFHGVPKVKLSLKAALFNPFIVSSLASLLDLEARELQTTLSSLNPSEAQMLKVAMWRGEQLTGKLKEAKRALEEMGELVREALKRRRKVIGKYFVVAGESEKYVVFPDVVTYIQGSGRASRMINGKLSFGLSVTVVDDQEVYELMKTRMGNYMDKFEPVKFDDLNLTEISRAIDTSRSGVEGNELKMKSVLIVVESPTKARTISKLFGRPVKRYIGDVPAHETIVVDEKGGEALIATVVATRGHVTDVTLSEIGLHGVEIDEDSYRPHFSFIKRCDNCRRVLSTDDDVCPYCGHRLSSFSRKIVDALRKLSTEVDEVYIATDPDAEGEKIASDVAALIAPYNKKLFRVTYHEVTKQAILEALRKLGSINLLLVQSQLVRRIEDRWTGFELSRLLKLRFNDGNHGAGRVQTPVLGWVVDRTAQYRKNMGWYVSLKLGDYVHRTFFPSRGEAESWLRTFRRVNVKDESCRNERRNPLPPFTTDSLLIESSTALHFNPQYTMKLAQDLFEAGLITYHRTDSVHVSSYGIAIARAYVEKKKLEANFTPREWGKEGTHEAIRPTKPMDAEELGEELSQNPFKFVANLTRNHLRLYDLVFKRFIASQLDSASIVLKTFSITGFGDKFSVEVPVKASGGFSEIYPPKTFNIPLGEVTPQSSIYRGSSVRLMTYAELISEMKSKSIGRPSTYAKTVESLRRHGYVVESKKRSLLVSTKRGQEIFQYLKARAEDVISEARTNEMLRDMEAVESGSKEPEEVISKLLEELIDVIGKAETELSIHSP; encoded by the coding sequence ATGATAACTGCCGTTTATAGTGGAGGTTGTCCCAACTGTGGAGGACCTATTGAATTTCAAGTAGCCGCTTCTGGTTTGCCTTGTAAGGCCTGTGCAGACATCCCTGCCGCTGCCGTTGCTGGCCTTAGCAGGGAGGACGTTATACGAGCTGTGTACTCTGTGTTGGTTGACAACGGAAAGTTGAGTGCTTACTGGGAGCTCTACGACAGATTGCAGAGGTTCGAGGAAGCAAGGAGATTCTTCGAAGAAAAGGTTGGCTATTCACCTTGGAACCTTCAACTCTTCTGGTTAAGGCGCCTTGTGGCTGGCGATAGTTTCTCCATGTCGGCCCCCACTGGGTTAGGAAAGACCACCACATTAATCACATATGCCTCTCTTTTGTCTCAACGTGGTAAACGGACCGTATATATTGTTCCCACCAAGTCACTAATGCAGCAGGTATGTGACAAGATCAAGGAAATGAGCGTTAGACTTGGTTGTGGAGTGCCCAGGTTTGAGGGAATTGACGTCATCACCTATCAGTACCTCAACAGAAGGGCGGAAGGAGGTATGGGAGTGGTGTACGACTTCGTTGCGGTAGATGATGCCGATGCTATAATAAAGAGTGGGAAGACTGTAGACAAGATAGTTCCTTTACTAGGAATTCCTGAACAAGTTTATAAAGATACCATAAGACTAGTGAAACTAAGGAATGCTCTAAGGTTCTACATCACTGTCGACCAAGAGAAGGCAGAGAAGCTAGCCAAGGACGTAGAGGAAATAGAGCGAAGGGTGGTAGAATCTAGGTCCTCCTACTCTCAATTCGTTATAGCCAGCGCTACTGCAAAGCCCAAAGGCATTAAACAGAAAGCCATGAAATTCCTCTTAGGGTTCGAACCTTCTACAGTTCAAATCTATATGAGAAATGTTTTGGACTCTTACACTCAGCTGGATCCGACAGAGATCGTAACTAAGATGGGCAAGGGAGGATTGATCCTCGTCTCCAGGGACCGTGGCAAGGCTGGAATACTGGAACTTAAGGAGAGGTTGGAGTCCAAGGGAATCAAAGTCGGTTTGGCGCTCAATGGGAGGAGATTTCTTAAGGACATAGTAGAGGGGAAGGTGGACGTACTACTGGGCTCCGCTAATTATTATGGTGTAGCTGTTAGGGGGATAGATGAACCACGTGCAATCAGGTATGTAGTGTTTCATGGAGTTCCGAAAGTTAAACTCTCCCTTAAGGCGGCTCTGTTCAACCCATTCATAGTGTCCTCCCTCGCCTCTCTCTTGGACTTGGAGGCTCGGGAACTTCAAACTACACTTTCATCTCTTAACCCAAGCGAAGCCCAGATGCTCAAAGTGGCGATGTGGAGGGGCGAGCAATTGACTGGAAAATTGAAAGAGGCGAAGAGAGCCCTAGAGGAGATGGGAGAACTAGTAAGAGAAGCTTTGAAGAGGAGAAGAAAGGTGATCGGCAAGTATTTTGTAGTAGCAGGAGAGAGTGAGAAGTACGTTGTCTTTCCTGATGTAGTAACTTACATTCAAGGATCTGGGAGGGCAAGTAGGATGATCAACGGCAAGCTCTCCTTCGGTTTGTCGGTGACAGTCGTAGATGATCAAGAGGTCTACGAACTAATGAAGACTAGGATGGGGAATTACATGGATAAGTTTGAGCCTGTGAAGTTTGACGACCTGAATTTGACTGAGATCTCTAGAGCGATAGATACGTCTAGAAGCGGGGTAGAGGGGAATGAACTTAAAATGAAGAGTGTACTCATAGTTGTCGAGTCTCCCACTAAGGCAAGAACGATATCAAAGCTCTTCGGTAGACCTGTAAAGAGGTATATTGGGGATGTCCCAGCTCACGAGACTATCGTTGTCGATGAGAAAGGAGGCGAGGCCCTAATAGCTACGGTTGTGGCTACGCGGGGACATGTTACTGACGTTACCCTCTCTGAGATAGGGCTTCATGGTGTCGAGATCGACGAGGACTCGTATAGGCCACACTTCTCCTTCATAAAGAGGTGTGATAACTGTAGGCGAGTTCTCTCAACCGATGACGATGTTTGTCCATACTGCGGACATCGACTCTCCTCCTTCTCTAGGAAAATTGTTGACGCACTAAGGAAACTATCCACGGAAGTCGATGAGGTCTACATAGCTACTGACCCAGACGCTGAGGGAGAGAAGATAGCATCTGATGTGGCGGCCCTGATTGCCCCCTACAACAAGAAGCTCTTTAGAGTAACGTATCACGAGGTAACCAAACAGGCTATACTTGAGGCCCTTAGGAAGTTAGGTAGCATAAACTTGCTTCTAGTGCAGAGCCAGTTGGTGAGGAGGATAGAAGACAGGTGGACAGGGTTTGAGCTGAGTAGGCTGTTGAAGTTGAGGTTCAACGACGGTAACCACGGTGCTGGAAGGGTGCAGACACCGGTACTAGGGTGGGTGGTGGATAGGACAGCTCAGTATAGGAAGAACATGGGATGGTATGTCTCACTCAAGTTAGGGGATTACGTGCATCGTACCTTCTTCCCCTCTAGGGGTGAGGCCGAATCTTGGCTCAGGACGTTTAGGAGAGTCAACGTTAAGGATGAGAGTTGCAGGAACGAGAGGAGGAATCCTCTCCCACCCTTTACAACCGATTCTCTTCTTATAGAGTCTTCTACTGCCCTTCACTTCAATCCACAATACACCATGAAGCTAGCTCAGGATCTGTTCGAAGCCGGCCTCATCACTTATCATAGGACCGACAGCGTTCATGTTTCTAGTTACGGGATAGCGATAGCAAGAGCTTATGTTGAGAAGAAGAAGTTGGAGGCTAACTTCACTCCCAGAGAATGGGGGAAGGAAGGTACGCACGAGGCCATAAGGCCGACTAAACCAATGGATGCTGAAGAACTTGGGGAGGAGCTCTCCCAGAACCCCTTTAAGTTTGTAGCTAACTTGACTAGAAACCATCTGCGTCTTTATGATCTTGTGTTTAAGAGGTTCATCGCTAGTCAGCTCGATTCTGCGAGCATTGTGCTCAAAACGTTCTCCATTACGGGATTCGGTGATAAGTTTTCAGTGGAGGTTCCTGTTAAAGCTAGCGGGGGCTTTTCGGAGATTTATCCACCTAAAACTTTCAATATTCCATTGGGAGAAGTTACGCCTCAATCGTCAATTTACAGAGGTTCGTCTGTGAGGCTCATGACTTACGCCGAGCTTATTTCCGAGATGAAGAGCAAATCCATAGGTAGGCCCAGCACCTACGCGAAAACAGTGGAGTCGCTCAGAAGGCACGGGTACGTTGTAGAGAGTAAGAAGCGGTCTCTCCTTGTTTCCACCAAGAGGGGGCAAGAAATCTTCCAATACCTTAAAGCAAGGGCTGAAGACGTAATTTCAGAGGCGAGGACTAACGAGATGTTACGGGATATGGAGGCCGTCGAGTCGGGCTCTAAGGAACCAGAGGAGGTTATCTCCAAGCTGCTTGAGGAACTCATTGATGTGATAGGCAAAGCAGAGACAGAGCTCTCAATACACTCTCCTTAA
- a CDS encoding tRNA (guanine(10)-N(2))-dimethyltransferase: MNLVEVREGEANLLVPDPASYTKDGKFDPSWAPVFYNPRMRLNRDLSVIMVKLNRVRRALDAFTASGVRAIRYSLEGKAEEVNFNDIDPIALELARKNAELNGVKGRFLNLDARAAMFNARYDWIDIDPFGTPAPFLLDGTAAIIRKGILAVTATDLTALEGAAPRACLRKYGSVNDGLSSSKEIGVRVLLGSLVRAAAVAERYIEPMLSFYADHYIRVFVRVLEGASKADQSLRSMGFVYECPNCLYMSTSKIAVSNCPKCGGRTKLAGPLWLDRIEDQTLLENVQQEVLSGPEYSKKALEIVSKLRMEINFPYWRLDKLASMLKVPMPSRTKLFQCLREIGRHVTETHFDYRGFKTDANYDEIVNCVKVQS, translated from the coding sequence ATGAACCTAGTGGAGGTTAGGGAAGGGGAGGCAAATCTACTAGTCCCAGATCCCGCGAGCTATACAAAGGATGGAAAGTTCGACCCGAGTTGGGCCCCTGTCTTCTACAACCCAAGAATGAGGTTGAATAGAGACCTAAGTGTGATAATGGTCAAATTGAATAGAGTGAGAAGAGCCCTAGACGCATTCACGGCTTCAGGAGTCAGGGCAATTAGATATTCATTGGAGGGGAAGGCAGAAGAGGTAAACTTCAATGATATAGACCCTATAGCTCTGGAACTGGCGAGGAAGAACGCGGAGTTGAACGGTGTGAAAGGAAGATTCTTGAACTTAGACGCCAGAGCTGCTATGTTCAACGCAAGATACGATTGGATCGATATAGATCCCTTCGGCACTCCAGCTCCTTTCCTACTAGATGGAACGGCGGCAATTATAAGGAAGGGGATCTTGGCTGTTACCGCGACGGACCTTACGGCCTTAGAGGGAGCTGCTCCTCGGGCCTGTTTAAGGAAGTATGGTTCTGTTAACGACGGACTATCCTCCTCCAAGGAGATCGGAGTGAGGGTACTCTTGGGTTCCTTGGTTAGAGCGGCTGCTGTAGCAGAAAGGTACATAGAGCCCATGCTCTCCTTCTACGCTGATCACTACATCAGAGTGTTTGTTAGGGTCCTAGAGGGGGCCTCTAAGGCAGATCAGTCCTTACGTTCGATGGGTTTCGTTTACGAATGCCCTAACTGCCTTTACATGTCGACATCGAAAATCGCTGTTAGTAATTGCCCAAAATGTGGAGGAAGGACGAAGCTAGCTGGACCTCTTTGGCTGGACAGGATCGAGGATCAAACCCTCTTGGAGAACGTACAGCAGGAAGTCCTTTCCGGTCCTGAATATTCAAAGAAAGCCCTGGAAATAGTAAGCAAGCTTAGGATGGAGATTAACTTTCCGTACTGGAGATTGGACAAACTAGCATCAATGCTTAAGGTTCCGATGCCTAGTCGAACAAAGTTGTTCCAATGTCTAAGGGAAATAGGTAGACATGTGACTGAAACTCACTTCGACTACAGGGGCTTCAAGACGGATGCAAACTACGACGAAATTGTGAATTGCGTTAAAGTTCAAAGCTGA
- a CDS encoding winged helix-turn-helix domain-containing protein — MEISPVQLEELVHEKIKEAGDEGIAQTELATALGVSNKELSSALKKLILKRLVLKRSMKVDGKNVVKLFAVARDYSRIVVNVKSMHDVPCFTCNILSKCGNGSQIGPHNCPKLASWLISQL, encoded by the coding sequence ATGGAAATAAGCCCAGTCCAATTGGAGGAGTTAGTTCACGAGAAAATAAAGGAAGCTGGTGATGAAGGTATAGCGCAAACCGAACTCGCTACAGCCCTCGGTGTATCGAATAAGGAACTTAGCTCGGCCCTCAAGAAATTGATTTTGAAGCGTCTTGTGCTTAAGAGATCGATGAAGGTGGATGGTAAGAACGTCGTGAAGCTTTTCGCCGTTGCTAGAGATTACTCAAGGATTGTGGTGAATGTTAAGAGCATGCATGACGTCCCCTGTTTCACTTGCAACATCCTTAGTAAGTGTGGCAACGGAAGCCAAATAGGCCCTCATAACTGTCCCAAACTTGCCTCTTGGCTGATCTCTCAGCTTTGA